From a region of the Erythrobacter neustonensis genome:
- a CDS encoding ATP-binding protein: MTSPVTARWWANRPLATKGLVVVAVPLLIFLGSVAALYAISRMEARAEQDVRLTIAIQNDVNEVHALLAEASSGVRGFLLTGEPRFLEPFERAEVLVPQVTARLRGAIRDAEAATRLARIETLAGQKREGLALLLTTRARTGPDVVGDPAIAAGLAANKQVLDALRGEIEGMQARERELLAARQDRLTAVRQNGLIATGLLTLAGLVGSLFAVFLFSSGIVRRVQRLEGDAVLLSQGAALDQRSAEGDEIGSLAGRMVEASRLLRAREQALRDGEERFRLVIEGVRDYGIFALDPDGQVVSWNTGAQRIKGWTGDEALGQHFSVFYPGDDARERSMRNLADAVRDGRTEDEGWRVRKDGSRFWANVVITALHDETGTLRGFSKVTRDITERRRAQEALELARQEAEQASAAKSLFLSRMSHELRTPLNAILGFAQLLELDRSHAGQPDDASIQQILRAGRHLLALIDEVLDIARIEAGKLGLSIAPTSLETIIAEAIGLSLPEAESRHITISSRSGELPPVAADPRRLLQVLLNLLSNAIKYNHHGGLVTVAAQADEGRMRVEVIDSGIGIEPEQAGQLFQPFTRLAAGAARTEGTGLGLSLSRALVEAMDGEIGYMPRADGHGGACFWFELPLARSPASPGPVPHGTAPTTLAGPRDVTILLVEDNLANAQLIEALVARHLPQARLVSAMQARIGLDLARRHRPDLVLLDLHLPDKDGDWVLAELHANLPDIPVILLTADAIAAQGEWAARGASVVLTKPIDVAALLAAMNQTLLERMS; this comes from the coding sequence GTGACTAGTCCGGTGACTGCGCGCTGGTGGGCCAATCGCCCGCTTGCCACCAAGGGACTGGTGGTGGTGGCGGTGCCGCTGCTGATCTTCCTTGGCTCGGTCGCCGCACTCTACGCCATCAGCCGGATGGAGGCCCGCGCCGAGCAGGACGTCCGCCTGACCATCGCGATCCAGAACGATGTCAACGAAGTCCACGCCCTGCTGGCCGAGGCCTCATCCGGAGTGCGTGGCTTTCTCCTGACCGGCGAGCCGCGATTTCTCGAACCCTTTGAGCGCGCCGAAGTGCTGGTGCCGCAGGTGACAGCACGCCTGCGCGGTGCGATCCGCGATGCCGAGGCTGCCACGCGCCTTGCCCGGATCGAGACGTTGGCGGGCCAGAAGCGCGAAGGTCTGGCGTTGCTCCTCACAACACGAGCACGAACCGGGCCTGATGTTGTCGGCGACCCTGCGATCGCCGCTGGCCTCGCGGCCAACAAGCAGGTGCTTGACGCGTTGCGCGGCGAGATCGAGGGGATGCAGGCGCGCGAGCGCGAGCTGCTGGCAGCACGGCAGGACAGGCTCACTGCGGTGCGCCAAAACGGGTTGATCGCCACCGGCTTGCTGACGCTTGCCGGTCTTGTCGGCAGCCTGTTCGCGGTGTTCCTGTTCTCCAGCGGGATCGTGCGCCGGGTGCAGCGGCTCGAAGGCGATGCGGTGTTGCTGTCGCAGGGCGCGGCCTTGGACCAGCGCAGTGCGGAGGGCGACGAGATTGGCTCGCTCGCCGGGCGCATGGTCGAGGCAAGCCGACTGCTGCGCGCCCGCGAGCAGGCGCTGCGAGATGGCGAGGAGCGCTTTCGTCTCGTGATCGAGGGCGTGCGCGACTACGGCATCTTTGCGCTCGATCCGGATGGCCAAGTGGTCAGCTGGAACACCGGCGCGCAGCGAATCAAGGGCTGGACGGGGGACGAGGCCTTGGGCCAGCATTTCTCGGTCTTCTACCCCGGAGATGATGCACGCGAGCGGTCGATGCGCAACCTCGCCGATGCGGTGCGCGACGGCCGCACCGAGGACGAAGGCTGGCGCGTGCGCAAGGATGGCTCGCGGTTCTGGGCCAACGTGGTCATCACCGCGCTCCACGACGAGACGGGCACCCTGCGCGGATTTTCCAAGGTCACCCGCGACATCACCGAACGCCGCCGCGCGCAAGAGGCGCTGGAACTGGCGCGGCAGGAAGCCGAACAGGCGAGCGCCGCTAAGAGCCTGTTCCTGTCGCGCATGAGCCACGAGTTGCGCACGCCGCTCAATGCGATCCTCGGTTTTGCGCAGTTGTTGGAGCTAGACCGGAGCCACGCAGGGCAACCTGACGACGCGAGTATCCAGCAAATCCTGCGCGCCGGGCGGCACCTGCTGGCACTGATCGACGAAGTGCTCGACATAGCCCGGATCGAAGCCGGCAAGCTGGGCCTTTCGATTGCGCCCACATCGCTCGAAACAATCATCGCCGAGGCTATCGGGCTGTCCCTGCCCGAGGCGGAGTCACGCCACATCACGATTTCAAGCCGGTCAGGCGAGCTCCCGCCGGTCGCCGCCGATCCTCGACGCTTGCTGCAAGTGCTGCTCAACCTGCTGAGCAACGCGATCAAGTATAATCACCACGGCGGCTTGGTCACGGTGGCGGCGCAAGCTGATGAAGGGCGGATGCGGGTCGAGGTGATCGACAGCGGTATCGGCATCGAGCCCGAACAGGCAGGGCAGTTGTTCCAGCCCTTCACCCGCCTTGCCGCGGGCGCCGCGCGCACTGAGGGCACGGGGCTCGGCCTGTCGCTGTCACGCGCACTGGTTGAAGCGATGGACGGCGAGATCGGCTATATGCCGCGCGCCGACGGGCACGGCGGGGCCTGCTTCTGGTTCGAATTGCCACTGGCGCGAAGCCCGGCCTCACCGGGTCCCGTGCCGCACGGCACGGCGCCGACTACGCTTGCTGGGCCGCGAGACGTGACGATCCTGCTGGTCGAGGACAACCTTGCCAATGCCCAGCTGATCGAGGCGTTGGTGGCACGCCACTTGCCGCAAGCGCGACTGGTCAGCGCGATGCAGGCGCGGATCGGGCTCGATCTGGCACGCCGCCACCGGCCCGATCTGGTGCTGCTGGATCTGCACCTGCCCGACAAGGATGGCGACTGGGTGCTGGCGGAATTGCACGCCAACCTGCCCGACATTCCGGTGATCCTGCTCACCGCAGACGCGATTGCGGCGCAGGGTGAATGGGCAGCGCGCGGGGCCTCCGTGGTGCTGACCAAACCGATTGATGTGGCGGCCTTGTTGGCTGCGATGAACCAGACACTGCTGGAGCGCATGTCATGA
- a CDS encoding response regulator, with translation MRIARIVIADDHALAREGLRAMLDRSARFDVVGEAASGEEALALCQQHRPDLALLDIRYGARGGEAWIDGLEAARRLSDTQPEIAIIILTMHDNADYLRAAIAAGARGFITKDASREELLGAIDLVTAGGIAYPPALMRRAVVAADRSPVFAALERLTPREREVLDALASGGTNKEIALALGITPGTVKTHVERLIGKLGVRDRTQAAVIAVEHRGGWTA, from the coding sequence ATGAGGATCGCCCGGATCGTGATTGCCGATGACCATGCCCTCGCCCGCGAAGGCTTGCGGGCCATGCTCGATCGCAGCGCGCGGTTCGACGTGGTGGGCGAAGCGGCGAGCGGTGAAGAAGCGCTGGCGCTGTGCCAGCAGCACCGGCCCGATCTGGCGCTGCTCGATATCCGCTATGGTGCGCGCGGGGGCGAGGCCTGGATTGACGGGCTGGAAGCCGCGCGGCGGCTGTCCGATACGCAGCCCGAAATCGCCATCATCATCCTCACTATGCATGACAACGCCGATTATCTGCGCGCCGCGATTGCTGCGGGCGCACGCGGCTTTATCACCAAGGATGCGTCGCGCGAGGAATTGCTGGGGGCGATCGATCTGGTGACCGCGGGCGGGATCGCCTATCCGCCCGCGTTGATGCGTCGCGCAGTGGTTGCGGCAGATCGCAGTCCCGTGTTTGCTGCGCTGGAACGGCTGACCCCGCGCGAGCGCGAAGTACTCGATGCGCTTGCGAGCGGCGGAACGAACAAGGAGATCGCGCTGGCGCTCGGCATCACGCCGGGGACGGTCAAGACCCACGTCGAACGTTTGATCGGCAAGCTGGGCGTGCGCGACCGGACCCAAGCTGCCGTGATCGCGGTCGAGCACCGCGGTGGGTGGACCGCGTGA
- a CDS encoding PepSY domain-containing protein, whose translation MSMKTKTARWSYSKHQWLGLIGGVSLLVWGLSGLTHIAMVLFGPQQAAFMPPAATVALEGARPIAQTLAEQGIAGAVAVKTVPAPGGGVLWQVTAAADGARRYFRPADGSEVTGGDRAQAEFLARHYLATDRPITAARLQTKFDADYPWVNRLLPVWKLEFAGDDGLTAYVHTETSSLAAVNNTTKTRLQSVFRALHTWEWVPPGMDWLRVIVIALMVGSLLALGLTGVAMLVTVRRRKRLPGARGWHRIAGYVLALPLIMFSASGIYHLIQSALVPPVSQLKMGRPVNVASGKWPVEKDWALIAKGRDIASVALVEGAGGQPLYRIGLAPKGQMGGGEHDHGPVKAAADHGMTGHDHAAMMAAAQAKAPTTDAEIREARFAGIKPDGPAIYLDAATGNVVSSGDKDLARATARRFTGAPDSAVTGVELVTRFSHEYDFRNKRLPVWRIDYGAPVNASLFVDTGAGVLVDRVADGEKPERLVFSFIHKWNFLFPVGRLAQNVIVGVFAIALIGLMAMLGLRMDLIRRLRASRHGQRLEQK comes from the coding sequence ATGAGCATGAAGACCAAGACCGCGCGCTGGTCCTATTCCAAGCATCAATGGCTGGGGCTGATCGGCGGAGTCAGTCTGCTGGTGTGGGGCCTCTCCGGCCTCACCCATATTGCCATGGTGCTGTTCGGCCCGCAGCAGGCGGCGTTCATGCCGCCTGCGGCCACGGTCGCGCTCGAAGGGGCGCGGCCGATTGCGCAGACCCTTGCAGAACAGGGCATCGCCGGGGCGGTAGCGGTGAAGACCGTCCCCGCGCCCGGCGGCGGGGTGCTGTGGCAGGTTACCGCGGCAGCAGACGGCGCGCGGCGCTACTTCCGCCCCGCAGACGGCAGCGAAGTAACCGGCGGTGACCGGGCGCAGGCCGAATTCCTCGCCCGCCACTACCTCGCAACTGACCGGCCGATCACTGCGGCACGGCTCCAGACCAAATTCGATGCCGACTACCCTTGGGTCAACCGCTTGCTGCCGGTGTGGAAGCTGGAGTTTGCGGGGGACGACGGCCTCACCGCCTATGTCCACACCGAAACTTCCAGCCTTGCTGCGGTCAACAACACCACCAAGACCCGGCTGCAAAGCGTGTTTCGGGCGCTGCACACCTGGGAATGGGTGCCGCCGGGGATGGACTGGCTGCGGGTCATTGTGATCGCCCTGATGGTAGGGAGCCTGCTGGCGCTCGGCCTGACAGGGGTTGCAATGCTGGTGACGGTGCGGCGCAGGAAACGCCTGCCCGGCGCGCGCGGGTGGCACCGGATCGCAGGCTATGTGCTGGCGCTGCCGCTGATCATGTTCTCGGCTTCCGGGATCTACCATCTGATCCAGTCGGCGCTGGTGCCTCCGGTGAGCCAGCTCAAGATGGGGCGTCCCGTCAATGTCGCGAGCGGCAAGTGGCCGGTCGAGAAGGACTGGGCGCTGATCGCCAAGGGGCGCGACATCGCCTCGGTCGCGCTGGTCGAGGGCGCGGGCGGGCAGCCACTCTACCGCATCGGCCTTGCCCCCAAAGGCCAGATGGGCGGGGGCGAGCATGACCACGGCCCGGTCAAGGCAGCGGCGGATCATGGCATGACAGGCCACGATCACGCTGCGATGATGGCAGCAGCGCAGGCCAAAGCCCCCACCACCGACGCCGAAATCCGCGAGGCGCGCTTTGCCGGGATCAAGCCCGATGGCCCTGCGATCTATCTCGATGCTGCAACCGGCAACGTGGTGTCCTCAGGCGACAAGGACCTCGCCCGCGCCACCGCCCGACGCTTCACCGGGGCGCCCGACAGCGCGGTGACGGGGGTGGAACTCGTCACCCGCTTCAGCCATGAATACGACTTCCGCAACAAGCGCCTGCCGGTCTGGCGGATCGATTACGGCGCGCCGGTCAACGCCAGCCTGTTCGTCGATACCGGCGCGGGCGTGCTGGTGGATCGGGTGGCCGACGGCGAGAAGCCCGAACGCCTCGTGTTCAGCTTCATCCACAAGTGGAACTTTCTGTTCCCGGTCGGACGCCTCGCGCAGAACGTGATCGTGGGCGTGTTCGCCATTGCCCTCATCGGCCTAATGGCCATGCTGGGGCTACGGATGGACCTGATCCGCCGTCTCCGTGCAAGCCGCCACGGGCAGAGGTTGGAGCAAAAATAA
- a CDS encoding response regulator, translating into MIAEQSARDARILAIDDEPANLALVEAVLVREGYCHIETLADPRQAVQRHLAFRPDLVLLDLMMPSIDGYALLDSLGRLTRADDLLPIMVLTADTSIDAKRRALALGARDIVTKPFDVFEFGLRVANLIELRLLFQTGRVKSRSD; encoded by the coding sequence ATGATCGCCGAACAATCCGCGCGTGACGCGCGCATCCTCGCAATCGACGACGAACCGGCCAATCTTGCTTTGGTCGAGGCGGTTCTGGTTCGGGAGGGCTACTGCCACATTGAAACGCTGGCCGATCCACGCCAAGCCGTGCAGCGTCATCTTGCTTTTCGTCCGGATCTGGTGCTGCTCGATCTGATGATGCCGTCAATCGATGGTTACGCCCTGCTCGACAGCCTCGGGCGGCTCACCCGGGCAGATGATTTGCTGCCGATCATGGTGCTGACCGCCGACACCTCGATAGACGCCAAACGGCGCGCGCTGGCGCTCGGCGCGCGCGATATCGTGACAAAGCCTTTCGATGTATTCGAATTCGGGCTGAGGGTGGCGAACCTTATCGAGCTCCGTCTTTTGTTCCAGACCGGACGGGTGAAATCTCGCTCTGATTGA
- a CDS encoding DUF2946 family protein — protein sequence MTHKYARLALVLVVLALAVKALVPAGYMISSTGERFLTVTICADASGTPKQMRIAIPDKDETGSDHSEAADKSQPCAFSGLGHAALGGADPVLLAAALAFILLVGFAPLRAPPARDISFLRPPLRGPPSLSV from the coding sequence TTGACCCACAAATATGCTCGGCTCGCGCTGGTGCTCGTGGTGCTTGCTTTGGCGGTCAAGGCGCTGGTGCCAGCAGGCTACATGATCTCGTCCACTGGCGAGCGCTTTCTGACGGTAACGATCTGCGCCGATGCCAGCGGCACGCCCAAGCAGATGCGCATTGCCATCCCTGACAAGGATGAGACAGGCAGCGATCATTCCGAGGCGGCGGACAAATCCCAGCCTTGCGCCTTTTCCGGGCTTGGCCATGCGGCACTCGGCGGGGCCGATCCGGTGCTGCTGGCCGCTGCACTGGCGTTCATCCTGCTGGTCGGCTTCGCGCCTCTTCGCGCGCCGCCTGCCCGCGATATTTCTTTCCTGCGCCCGCCCCTGCGCGGGCCGCCTTCCCTTTCCGTTTGA
- a CDS encoding putative bifunctional diguanylate cyclase/phosphodiesterase, which translates to MLYAGLFAVVLGVVVSLAAGGLSRFGEASAARDLAANARVFDEILAARARQMGDQAGVLARDFGFREAVATDDAPTIASALASLQERVRSDMAFVLTLEGEVLAADARGVPAPETLWARLDGGGTRGIIASDEGLALAAAAPIEAPDLIGWLVIAQPLDRAELDRLVELAPIALEAQVAEAGSQPEWLRGAAANAVFEREAEGERFLYHVSDLAVLQDGIAPRLVLRHDLAQSLAAYASLKWWLALLAAGGIVLVLGLSWKVARSVTEPLQQLDEATRLIGEGRKANLTITTNDEIGRLAQSFNQMIAAIKERERQIQLELHDSLTGLASRKLFIERLEARLSQDISDSQLMLAFVDLDNFKTVNDKFGHPAGDALLREVGQQLRSDFSDALIARFGGDEFAILFDLQACRESLQRQAEALQKSIAAAITDEGRKANCSASIGIAVAPADGHRVGTLMKRADLALYHAKHEGKAQYHFFAPSLDQAERARIRLERDLRDAIKGVGFELNFQPLYSLEKRRLTGFEALIRWNHPVRGPISPLEFIPLAEESGLIIPIGEWVLREACHQASTWPADVSVAVNVSPKQFTATGIANTVLSALSASGLPAHRLELEITESIFTADVDQTLATLHSLRTLGVKIVLDDFGTGYSSLSYLRSFPFDKVKIDKSFVEDLGTSGNGHAVIRAITMLAAALGMETLAEGVEDVTQFEVLEREGCQNIQGYLFSRPVAADAVTGLLRDGAGYQRQLRA; encoded by the coding sequence ATGCTCTACGCCGGCCTGTTCGCCGTGGTGCTCGGCGTGGTCGTATCCCTCGCCGCCGGGGGCCTGTCGCGCTTTGGCGAGGCGAGCGCGGCGCGCGATCTGGCCGCCAATGCCCGCGTGTTCGACGAAATCCTCGCTGCCCGCGCGCGGCAGATGGGCGATCAGGCAGGCGTGCTCGCGCGTGATTTCGGCTTTCGTGAGGCGGTGGCGACTGACGACGCACCGACCATCGCCAGCGCCCTTGCCAGCCTTCAGGAGCGGGTGCGCAGCGACATGGCTTTCGTGCTGACGCTGGAGGGCGAGGTGCTCGCCGCCGACGCGCGCGGGGTGCCCGCACCCGAGACCCTGTGGGCACGCCTCGATGGCGGTGGCACCCGCGGGATCATCGCGTCCGACGAGGGCCTAGCGCTCGCCGCTGCCGCCCCCATCGAAGCGCCCGACCTGATCGGCTGGCTGGTGATCGCCCAGCCGCTCGACCGCGCCGAGCTTGACCGCCTCGTCGAACTCGCTCCCATCGCGCTTGAGGCACAGGTCGCCGAAGCTGGCTCCCAGCCCGAATGGTTGCGCGGCGCGGCGGCCAATGCCGTGTTCGAACGCGAAGCCGAAGGCGAGCGCTTCCTCTATCACGTCTCCGATCTTGCCGTGCTGCAAGACGGCATCGCCCCCCGGCTGGTGCTGCGCCACGATCTGGCGCAATCACTGGCCGCCTATGCCAGCCTCAAGTGGTGGCTGGCCCTACTGGCAGCAGGCGGCATCGTGCTGGTTCTGGGGCTCAGTTGGAAAGTCGCGCGCTCAGTCACCGAACCGCTTCAGCAGCTTGACGAGGCGACCCGGCTTATCGGGGAGGGACGCAAGGCCAACCTGACGATCACGACCAATGACGAGATCGGGCGGCTCGCGCAGAGCTTCAACCAGATGATTGCTGCAATCAAAGAGCGCGAACGACAGATACAGCTCGAGCTTCACGATAGCCTGACAGGACTGGCGTCACGCAAGCTGTTCATCGAACGGCTTGAAGCGAGGTTGTCGCAAGACATTTCGGACAGCCAGCTCATGCTTGCATTCGTCGATCTTGATAACTTCAAGACGGTCAATGACAAGTTCGGCCATCCAGCGGGAGATGCGCTGCTGCGAGAGGTAGGTCAGCAGTTGCGCAGTGATTTCAGCGATGCACTCATTGCCCGCTTCGGCGGTGACGAGTTCGCCATATTGTTCGATTTGCAGGCTTGCCGGGAAAGTCTCCAGCGACAAGCCGAGGCACTTCAGAAAAGTATCGCGGCGGCGATCACTGACGAGGGTCGAAAGGCCAATTGTTCGGCCAGCATAGGCATTGCAGTGGCCCCTGCTGACGGTCATCGGGTCGGAACTCTCATGAAACGCGCCGATCTTGCGCTCTACCATGCGAAGCACGAGGGCAAGGCACAATACCACTTCTTCGCGCCCTCGCTCGACCAAGCTGAACGCGCGCGCATTCGTCTGGAGCGCGATCTGCGTGATGCGATCAAGGGCGTAGGGTTCGAGCTTAACTTCCAGCCGCTTTACTCGTTGGAGAAACGACGCCTGACCGGTTTCGAGGCTCTGATCCGCTGGAATCATCCTGTGCGCGGGCCGATCAGCCCGCTCGAGTTCATTCCGCTTGCCGAAGAATCTGGCCTGATCATCCCGATCGGCGAATGGGTGCTGCGCGAGGCGTGCCATCAGGCGAGCACATGGCCCGCCGATGTTTCGGTGGCGGTCAATGTCAGCCCGAAGCAATTCACCGCCACCGGCATTGCCAACACAGTGCTGTCCGCCCTTTCGGCGAGCGGCTTGCCCGCGCATAGGCTGGAACTGGAAATCACCGAGAGCATCTTCACCGCCGACGTTGATCAGACGCTAGCGACGCTGCACTCCTTGCGCACTCTCGGGGTGAAAATCGTGCTCGATGATTTCGGGACGGGCTACTCCTCGCTCAGCTATCTGCGCTCCTTCCCCTTCGACAAGGTCAAGATCGACAAGAGCTTCGTCGAGGATCTGGGCACCAGCGGCAACGGCCATGCGGTGATCCGCGCGATCACCATGCTGGCGGCGGCGCTGGGGATGGAGACGCTGGCCGAGGGCGTGGAAGACGTCACCCAGTTCGAAGTGCTGGAGCGCGAGGGCTGCCAGAACATTCAGGGCTATCTGTTCTCGCGCCCGGTCGCCGCGGATGCCGTCACCGGCCTGCTGCGCGACGGTGCAGGATATCAACGCCAGCTGCGTGCCTGA
- a CDS encoding TonB-dependent receptor family protein — protein MKCALMGATMLAATTGAFNAPLHAQGIGQRQDEIIVTASLQGTPTAPTPEAARKELERVPGATGLVEDEGFADIFAQSIGDALELTPGVFADTSAPRESRISIRGSGLNSSFERRGLTVLRDGVPISRASGATEFQEVDPLTVRYMEVFKGANGLRYGAASLGGAVNIVSPTGRTARAPLTLRAEGGSFSTFRGNASLSGKSGDVDYWGGITGLTSDGYREHSEVRSLYGHGNLGWRVSDNIETRFYVTALSDNFELAGSLRLADALANPRAAGRPVRAGPVVIDPGPVADDWDRNLDVYRVSNLTVIDLGGTDLELGAWYARRNLDHAITRFAGIIVQGEDEVGVSTRLSGSLPFLADRSRWQVGAIYAFSSNDAKTFANNSGARGALRTQSDQDSDTLTVYGQADLGPTDAVTLIAGGQYARATRDVTAILNAVTGRGEYDQFNPRVGLLVDAAEDIQFFGNISRSFEAPSLADLTSGGAFPFAPLDPQRATVFEVGTRGQAGIVSWDVALYRAELENEFLDLAVPGARGLVTVTANADKTVHQGLEFGLDVRPFKATLEKNGQALRLSAAYTFNDFAFDDDAVYGDNQLAGVPRHVLIAEARFDQVDRFYLSTTLRWIPDGPLADYANTERAPGYETVQITAGVTLTEGIELFGSVENLFDEVFISNVTTNANQRLTNEAIYTPGQGRAVFGGLRARF, from the coding sequence ATGAAGTGCGCTCTCATGGGCGCAACCATGCTTGCCGCAACGACTGGTGCCTTTAACGCCCCGCTCCACGCGCAGGGGATCGGCCAGCGGCAGGACGAGATCATCGTCACCGCAAGCCTTCAGGGCACCCCCACGGCGCCCACGCCGGAGGCTGCCCGCAAGGAGCTCGAACGCGTCCCAGGCGCGACGGGGCTGGTGGAGGACGAAGGCTTTGCCGACATATTCGCTCAGTCGATCGGGGATGCGCTGGAGCTAACCCCCGGTGTCTTCGCCGACACCAGTGCCCCGCGTGAAAGCCGTATCTCGATCCGTGGGTCGGGCCTCAATTCCAGCTTCGAACGGCGCGGCCTCACCGTGCTGCGCGACGGGGTGCCGATCAGCCGCGCATCGGGCGCGACCGAGTTTCAGGAGGTCGATCCGCTGACGGTGCGCTACATGGAGGTGTTCAAGGGCGCCAACGGGCTGCGCTACGGGGCGGCATCGCTGGGCGGGGCGGTCAATATCGTCAGCCCCACCGGGCGCACCGCCCGCGCCCCGCTCACCCTGCGCGCCGAGGGTGGCAGCTTCTCCACCTTCCGCGGCAATGCCTCCCTGTCGGGCAAGAGCGGCGATGTCGACTATTGGGGCGGGATTACCGGCCTCACCAGCGACGGCTACCGCGAACACAGCGAGGTGCGCAGCCTCTATGGCCACGGCAACCTTGGCTGGCGGGTGTCCGACAATATCGAGACGCGCTTCTACGTCACCGCGCTGTCGGACAATTTCGAGCTGGCGGGCAGCTTGCGCCTCGCCGATGCGCTCGCCAATCCGCGCGCAGCGGGTCGCCCAGTGCGGGCGGGACCGGTGGTCATCGATCCCGGCCCGGTGGCGGATGACTGGGACCGCAATCTCGACGTCTACCGCGTCTCGAACCTCACCGTAATCGACCTCGGCGGAACCGATCTTGAGCTGGGCGCATGGTATGCGCGCCGCAATCTCGACCACGCGATCACCCGTTTTGCCGGGATCATCGTGCAGGGCGAGGACGAGGTCGGCGTCTCCACGCGCCTCTCCGGCAGCCTCCCGTTCCTCGCCGATCGGAGCCGCTGGCAGGTCGGGGCGATCTATGCCTTCTCGAGCAATGACGCGAAGACCTTCGCCAACAATTCCGGCGCGCGCGGGGCGCTGCGCACGCAGTCCGATCAGGATTCGGACACGCTGACGGTCTATGGCCAGGCCGATCTCGGGCCGACCGACGCCGTCACTCTGATTGCAGGCGGACAATATGCCCGCGCCACCCGCGATGTGACCGCAATCCTCAATGCGGTGACGGGCCGGGGCGAGTATGACCAGTTCAACCCGCGCGTCGGCCTGCTGGTGGATGCAGCCGAGGACATCCAGTTCTTCGGCAACATCAGCCGCAGCTTCGAAGCGCCCAGCCTTGCCGATCTCACCAGTGGCGGAGCCTTCCCCTTCGCGCCATTGGACCCCCAGCGAGCGACCGTGTTCGAAGTGGGCACGCGCGGGCAGGCGGGGATCGTCTCGTGGGACGTCGCGCTTTACCGGGCGGAGCTGGAGAACGAGTTTCTCGACCTCGCCGTGCCGGGCGCGCGCGGACTGGTGACGGTGACGGCCAATGCCGACAAGACCGTGCATCAGGGGCTCGAATTCGGGCTCGATGTGCGGCCCTTCAAGGCGACGCTGGAGAAGAACGGTCAGGCCCTGCGGCTGAGCGCGGCCTATACCTTCAACGACTTCGCCTTCGATGATGACGCGGTCTATGGCGATAACCAGCTTGCCGGGGTGCCGCGCCATGTGCTGATCGCCGAGGCGCGGTTCGATCAAGTGGACAGGTTCTACCTCTCCACCACCCTGCGCTGGATCCCTGATGGCCCGTTGGCGGACTATGCCAACACCGAGAGGGCTCCCGGCTACGAAACTGTCCAGATCACCGCCGGGGTCACGCTGACCGAGGGGATCGAGCTGTTCGGATCGGTCGAGAACCTGTTCGACGAGGTGTTCATCTCCAACGTCACCACCAACGCCAACCAGCGCCTCACCAACGAGGCGATCTACACCCCCGGGCAGGGCCGCGCTGTCTTTGGCGGCCTGCGCGCGCGGTTCTGA